A region of Mustela lutreola isolate mMusLut2 chromosome 17, mMusLut2.pri, whole genome shotgun sequence DNA encodes the following proteins:
- the FBXL18 gene encoding F-box/LRR-repeat protein 18 isoform X1 — protein MASSGEDTSNDDDVPPAAAAMAAGSHLLGFSDEILLHILSHVPSTDLVLNVRRTCRKLAALCLDKSLTHTVLLQKDYEASEDKVKQLVKEIGREIQQLDMAGCYWLSGATIEHVARCRSLVKVNLSGCHLTSLRLSKMLSALQQLRSLAIDVSPGFDAGQLSGECKATLSRVRELKQTLYTPSYGVVPCCTSLEKLLLYFEILDRTREGAVLSGQLMVGQSNVPHYQNLRVFYARLAPGYINQEVVRLYLAVLSDRTPENLHAFLISVPGSFAESGATKNLLDSMARNVALDALQLPRSWLNGSSLLQHLRFNNPFYFSFSRCALSGGHLIQRVINGGKELRSLASLNLSGCVHCLSPDSLLRKAEDDIDSSILETLVASCRNLRHLNLSAAHHHSSEGPGRHLCQLLARLRHLRSLSLPVCSVADSAPRADRAPAQPAMHAVPRGFGKKVRIGVPSGPGPFPGQAGPQPSSVFWSLLKSVPFLERLELIGSNFSSAMPRNEPAIRNSLPPCSRAQSVGDSEVAAIGQLAFLRHLTLAQLPSILTGSGLLSIGLQCQQLQSLSLANLGMMGKVVYMSALSDMLRHCTRLKDLRLEQPYFSANAQFFQALSQCSALQRLCLVSRSGTLQPEAVLAFMARCLRVVVCHMFTGESLATCKSLQQSLLRSCSTEVFFPSPASCVEAPCPCGTILRMWGTGAVQPAAPGSPSAPSLDLSSSRV, from the exons ATGGCCAGCTCCGGAGAG GACACATCCAACGATGACGACGTGCCTCCTGCAGCGGCCGCCATGGCGGCGGGCTCCCACCTTCTCGGCTTCTCGGACGAGATCCTGCTGCACATCCTGAGCCATGTGCCCAGCACAGACCTGGTTCTGAATGTTCGGCGCACCTGCCGGAAACTGGCGGCACTGTGCCTGGACAAGAGCCTCACCCACACCGTGCTGTTGCAGAAGGACTACGAG GCGAGCGAGGACAAGGTGAAGCAGCTGGTGAAGGAGATCGGCCGGGAGATCCAGCAGCTCGACATGGCCGGCTGCTACTGGCTGTCGGGCGCCACCATCGAGCATGTGGCCCGCTGCCGCAGCCTGGTGAAGGTGAACCTCTCGGGCTGCCACCTGACCTCCCTGCGCCTCTCCAAGATGCTCTCAGCCCTGCAGCAGCTGCGCTCCCTGGCCATCGACGTGAGCCCCGGCTTCGACGCTGGCCAGTTGAGTGGCGAGTGCAAGGCCACGCTGAGCCGTGTGCGGGAGCTCAAGCAGACGCTGTACACGCCGTCCTATGGCGTCGTGCCCTGCTGCACCAGCCTGGAGAAGCTGCTGCTCTACTTTGAGATCCTGGACCGCACGCGCGAGGGTGCCGTCCTGTCGGGCCAGCTGATGGTGGGCCAGAGCAACGTGCCGCACTACCAGAACCTACGAGTCTTCTATGCGCGCTTGGCGCCCGGCTACATCAACCAGGAGGTGGTGCGGCTCTACCTGGCTGTGCTCAGCGACCGCACGCCTGAGAACCTGCACGCCTTCCTCATCTCCGTGCCTGGCAGCTTCGCCGAGAGTGGGGCCACCAAGAACCTGCTGGACTCCATGGCCCGCAACGTGGCGCTGGACGCCCTGCAGCTGCCCCGGTCCTGGCTCAATGGCTCGTCCCTGCTGCAGCACTTGAGGTTCAACAACCCCTTCTACTTCAGCTTCAGCCGCTGCGCCCTGTCCGGCGGCCACCTGATCCAGCGCGTCATCAACGGCGGGAAGGAGCTGCGCAGCCTGGCAAGCCTCAACCTTAGTGGCTGTGTCCACTGCCTGTCACCGGACTCCCTGCTCCGCAAGGCGGAGGACGATATCGACAGCAGCATCCTGGAGACGCTGGTGGCATCCTGCCGCAACCTGCGCCACCTCAACCTCTCGGCTGCCCACCACCACAGCTCTGAGGGCCCGGGCCGCCACCTGTGCCAGCTGCTGGCCCGACTGCGCCACCTGCGCTCTCTGTCCCTGCCTGTCTGCTCTGTTGCCGACTCGGCGCCGCGGGCCGACCGTGCTCCCGCCCAGCCCGCCATGCACGCCGTGCCCCGCGGCTTCGGCAAGAAGGTGCGCATCGGCGTGCCGTCCGGCCCTGGCCCCTTCCCGGGCCAGGCGGGCCCCCAGCCTTCCTCCGTGTTCTGGTCCCTGCTGAAGAGCGTGCCCTTTCTGGAGCGCCTCGAGCTGATCGGGTCCAACTTCTCCTCCGCCATGCCACGCAACGAGCCCGCCATCCGCAACTCCCTCCCGCCCTGCAGCCGGGCGCAGAGCGTTGGGGACTCGGAGGTGGCCGCCATCGGGCAGCTGGCCTTCCTGCGGCACCTGACGCTGGCGCAGCTGCCCAGCATCCTGACGGGCTCCGGGCTGCTCAGCATCGGCCTGCAGTGCCAGCAGCTGCAGTCCCTCTCGCTGGCCAACCTGGGCATGATGGGGAAGGTGGTCTACATGTCCGCCCTGTCGGACATGCTGAGACACTGCACGCGGCTGAAGGACCTCAG GCTGGAGCAGCCCTACTTCAGCGCGAACGCCCAGTTCTTCCAGGCGCTCAGCCAGTGCTCCGCGCTACAGCGCCTGTGCCTGGTGTCCCGCAGCGGCACACTCCAGCCCGAGGCCGTGCTGGCCTTCATGGCCCGCTGCCTGCGTGTCGTCGTGTGCCACATGTTCACCGGGGAGTCCCTGGCCACCTGCAAGAGCCTGCAGCAGTCCCTGCTCCGGAG TTGCAGCACAGAAGTGTTCTTTCCATCCCCGGCCTCCTGCGTGGAAGCTCCTTGTCCCTGCGGAACCATTCTCCGGATGTGGGGTACCGGAGCCGTTCAGCCTGCAGCCCCTGGCAGCCCCTCAGCCCCGTCCCTGGACCTTTCGTCTTCCAGGGTGTGA
- the FBXL18 gene encoding F-box/LRR-repeat protein 18 isoform X3 has product MASSGEDTSNDDDVPPAAAAMAAGSHLLGFSDEILLHILSHVPSTDLVLNVRRTCRKLAALCLDKSLTHTVLLQKDYEASEDKVKQLVKEIGREIQQLDMAGCYWLSGATIEHVARCRSLVKVNLSGCHLTSLRLSKMLSALQQLRSLAIDVSPGFDAGQLSGECKATLSRVRELKQTLYTPSYGVVPCCTSLEKLLLYFEILDRTREGAVLSGQLMVGQSNVPHYQNLRVFYARLAPGYINQEVVRLYLAVLSDRTPENLHAFLISVPGSFAESGATKNLLDSMARNVALDALQLPRSWLNGSSLLQHLRFNNPFYFSFSRCALSGGHLIQRVINGGKELRSLASLNLSGCVHCLSPDSLLRKAEDDIDSSILETLVASCRNLRHLNLSAAHHHSSEGPGRHLCQLLARLRHLRSLSLPVCSVADSAPRADRAPAQPAMHAVPRGFGKKVRIGVPSGPGPFPGQAGPQPSSVFWSLLKSVPFLERLELIGSNFSSAMPRNEPAIRNSLPPCSRAQSVGDSEVAAIGQLAFLRHLTLAQLPSILTGSGLLSIGLQCQQLQSLSLANLGMMGKVVYMSALSDMLRHCTRLKDLRLEQPYFSANAQFFQALSQCSALQRLCLVSRSGTLQPEAVLAFMARCLRVVVCHMFTGESLATCKSLQQSLLRR; this is encoded by the exons ATGGCCAGCTCCGGAGAG GACACATCCAACGATGACGACGTGCCTCCTGCAGCGGCCGCCATGGCGGCGGGCTCCCACCTTCTCGGCTTCTCGGACGAGATCCTGCTGCACATCCTGAGCCATGTGCCCAGCACAGACCTGGTTCTGAATGTTCGGCGCACCTGCCGGAAACTGGCGGCACTGTGCCTGGACAAGAGCCTCACCCACACCGTGCTGTTGCAGAAGGACTACGAG GCGAGCGAGGACAAGGTGAAGCAGCTGGTGAAGGAGATCGGCCGGGAGATCCAGCAGCTCGACATGGCCGGCTGCTACTGGCTGTCGGGCGCCACCATCGAGCATGTGGCCCGCTGCCGCAGCCTGGTGAAGGTGAACCTCTCGGGCTGCCACCTGACCTCCCTGCGCCTCTCCAAGATGCTCTCAGCCCTGCAGCAGCTGCGCTCCCTGGCCATCGACGTGAGCCCCGGCTTCGACGCTGGCCAGTTGAGTGGCGAGTGCAAGGCCACGCTGAGCCGTGTGCGGGAGCTCAAGCAGACGCTGTACACGCCGTCCTATGGCGTCGTGCCCTGCTGCACCAGCCTGGAGAAGCTGCTGCTCTACTTTGAGATCCTGGACCGCACGCGCGAGGGTGCCGTCCTGTCGGGCCAGCTGATGGTGGGCCAGAGCAACGTGCCGCACTACCAGAACCTACGAGTCTTCTATGCGCGCTTGGCGCCCGGCTACATCAACCAGGAGGTGGTGCGGCTCTACCTGGCTGTGCTCAGCGACCGCACGCCTGAGAACCTGCACGCCTTCCTCATCTCCGTGCCTGGCAGCTTCGCCGAGAGTGGGGCCACCAAGAACCTGCTGGACTCCATGGCCCGCAACGTGGCGCTGGACGCCCTGCAGCTGCCCCGGTCCTGGCTCAATGGCTCGTCCCTGCTGCAGCACTTGAGGTTCAACAACCCCTTCTACTTCAGCTTCAGCCGCTGCGCCCTGTCCGGCGGCCACCTGATCCAGCGCGTCATCAACGGCGGGAAGGAGCTGCGCAGCCTGGCAAGCCTCAACCTTAGTGGCTGTGTCCACTGCCTGTCACCGGACTCCCTGCTCCGCAAGGCGGAGGACGATATCGACAGCAGCATCCTGGAGACGCTGGTGGCATCCTGCCGCAACCTGCGCCACCTCAACCTCTCGGCTGCCCACCACCACAGCTCTGAGGGCCCGGGCCGCCACCTGTGCCAGCTGCTGGCCCGACTGCGCCACCTGCGCTCTCTGTCCCTGCCTGTCTGCTCTGTTGCCGACTCGGCGCCGCGGGCCGACCGTGCTCCCGCCCAGCCCGCCATGCACGCCGTGCCCCGCGGCTTCGGCAAGAAGGTGCGCATCGGCGTGCCGTCCGGCCCTGGCCCCTTCCCGGGCCAGGCGGGCCCCCAGCCTTCCTCCGTGTTCTGGTCCCTGCTGAAGAGCGTGCCCTTTCTGGAGCGCCTCGAGCTGATCGGGTCCAACTTCTCCTCCGCCATGCCACGCAACGAGCCCGCCATCCGCAACTCCCTCCCGCCCTGCAGCCGGGCGCAGAGCGTTGGGGACTCGGAGGTGGCCGCCATCGGGCAGCTGGCCTTCCTGCGGCACCTGACGCTGGCGCAGCTGCCCAGCATCCTGACGGGCTCCGGGCTGCTCAGCATCGGCCTGCAGTGCCAGCAGCTGCAGTCCCTCTCGCTGGCCAACCTGGGCATGATGGGGAAGGTGGTCTACATGTCCGCCCTGTCGGACATGCTGAGACACTGCACGCGGCTGAAGGACCTCAG GCTGGAGCAGCCCTACTTCAGCGCGAACGCCCAGTTCTTCCAGGCGCTCAGCCAGTGCTCCGCGCTACAGCGCCTGTGCCTGGTGTCCCGCAGCGGCACACTCCAGCCCGAGGCCGTGCTGGCCTTCATGGCCCGCTGCCTGCGTGTCGTCGTGTGCCACATGTTCACCGGGGAGTCCCTGGCCACCTGCAAGAGCCTGCAGCAGTCCCTGCTCCGGAG
- the FBXL18 gene encoding F-box/LRR-repeat protein 18 isoform X2 produces MASSGEDTSNDDDVPPAAAAMAAGSHLLGFSDEILLHILSHVPSTDLVLNVRRTCRKLAALCLDKSLTHTVLLQKDYEASEDKVKQLVKEIGREIQQLDMAGCYWLSGATIEHVARCRSLVKVNLSGCHLTSLRLSKMLSALQQLRSLAIDVSPGFDAGQLSGECKATLSRVRELKQTLYTPSYGVVPCCTSLEKLLLYFEILDRTREGAVLSGQLMVGQSNVPHYQNLRVFYARLAPGYINQEVVRLYLAVLSDRTPENLHAFLISVPGSFAESGATKNLLDSMARNVALDALQLPRSWLNGSSLLQHLRFNNPFYFSFSRCALSGGHLIQRVINGGKELRSLASLNLSGCVHCLSPDSLLRKAEDDIDSSILETLVASCRNLRHLNLSAAHHHSSEGPGRHLCQLLARLRHLRSLSLPVCSVADSAPRADRAPAQPAMHAVPRGFGKKVRIGVPSGPGPFPGQAGPQPSSVFWSLLKSVPFLERLELIGSNFSSAMPRNEPAIRNSLPPCSRAQSVGDSEVAAIGQLAFLRHLTLAQLPSILTGSGLLSIGLQCQQLQSLSLANLGMMGKVVYMSALSDMLRHCTRLKDLRLEQPYFSANAQFFQALSQCSALQRLCLVSRSGTLQPEAVLAFMARCLRVVVCHMFTGESLATCKSLQQSLLRSFQAERPALNVVIFPLLHEGLTNVIRDVPMVHLDEITLFKSRVAEEPPNLWW; encoded by the exons ATGGCCAGCTCCGGAGAG GACACATCCAACGATGACGACGTGCCTCCTGCAGCGGCCGCCATGGCGGCGGGCTCCCACCTTCTCGGCTTCTCGGACGAGATCCTGCTGCACATCCTGAGCCATGTGCCCAGCACAGACCTGGTTCTGAATGTTCGGCGCACCTGCCGGAAACTGGCGGCACTGTGCCTGGACAAGAGCCTCACCCACACCGTGCTGTTGCAGAAGGACTACGAG GCGAGCGAGGACAAGGTGAAGCAGCTGGTGAAGGAGATCGGCCGGGAGATCCAGCAGCTCGACATGGCCGGCTGCTACTGGCTGTCGGGCGCCACCATCGAGCATGTGGCCCGCTGCCGCAGCCTGGTGAAGGTGAACCTCTCGGGCTGCCACCTGACCTCCCTGCGCCTCTCCAAGATGCTCTCAGCCCTGCAGCAGCTGCGCTCCCTGGCCATCGACGTGAGCCCCGGCTTCGACGCTGGCCAGTTGAGTGGCGAGTGCAAGGCCACGCTGAGCCGTGTGCGGGAGCTCAAGCAGACGCTGTACACGCCGTCCTATGGCGTCGTGCCCTGCTGCACCAGCCTGGAGAAGCTGCTGCTCTACTTTGAGATCCTGGACCGCACGCGCGAGGGTGCCGTCCTGTCGGGCCAGCTGATGGTGGGCCAGAGCAACGTGCCGCACTACCAGAACCTACGAGTCTTCTATGCGCGCTTGGCGCCCGGCTACATCAACCAGGAGGTGGTGCGGCTCTACCTGGCTGTGCTCAGCGACCGCACGCCTGAGAACCTGCACGCCTTCCTCATCTCCGTGCCTGGCAGCTTCGCCGAGAGTGGGGCCACCAAGAACCTGCTGGACTCCATGGCCCGCAACGTGGCGCTGGACGCCCTGCAGCTGCCCCGGTCCTGGCTCAATGGCTCGTCCCTGCTGCAGCACTTGAGGTTCAACAACCCCTTCTACTTCAGCTTCAGCCGCTGCGCCCTGTCCGGCGGCCACCTGATCCAGCGCGTCATCAACGGCGGGAAGGAGCTGCGCAGCCTGGCAAGCCTCAACCTTAGTGGCTGTGTCCACTGCCTGTCACCGGACTCCCTGCTCCGCAAGGCGGAGGACGATATCGACAGCAGCATCCTGGAGACGCTGGTGGCATCCTGCCGCAACCTGCGCCACCTCAACCTCTCGGCTGCCCACCACCACAGCTCTGAGGGCCCGGGCCGCCACCTGTGCCAGCTGCTGGCCCGACTGCGCCACCTGCGCTCTCTGTCCCTGCCTGTCTGCTCTGTTGCCGACTCGGCGCCGCGGGCCGACCGTGCTCCCGCCCAGCCCGCCATGCACGCCGTGCCCCGCGGCTTCGGCAAGAAGGTGCGCATCGGCGTGCCGTCCGGCCCTGGCCCCTTCCCGGGCCAGGCGGGCCCCCAGCCTTCCTCCGTGTTCTGGTCCCTGCTGAAGAGCGTGCCCTTTCTGGAGCGCCTCGAGCTGATCGGGTCCAACTTCTCCTCCGCCATGCCACGCAACGAGCCCGCCATCCGCAACTCCCTCCCGCCCTGCAGCCGGGCGCAGAGCGTTGGGGACTCGGAGGTGGCCGCCATCGGGCAGCTGGCCTTCCTGCGGCACCTGACGCTGGCGCAGCTGCCCAGCATCCTGACGGGCTCCGGGCTGCTCAGCATCGGCCTGCAGTGCCAGCAGCTGCAGTCCCTCTCGCTGGCCAACCTGGGCATGATGGGGAAGGTGGTCTACATGTCCGCCCTGTCGGACATGCTGAGACACTGCACGCGGCTGAAGGACCTCAG GCTGGAGCAGCCCTACTTCAGCGCGAACGCCCAGTTCTTCCAGGCGCTCAGCCAGTGCTCCGCGCTACAGCGCCTGTGCCTGGTGTCCCGCAGCGGCACACTCCAGCCCGAGGCCGTGCTGGCCTTCATGGCCCGCTGCCTGCGTGTCGTCGTGTGCCACATGTTCACCGGGGAGTCCCTGGCCACCTGCAAGAGCCTGCAGCAGTCCCTGCTCCGGAG